Part of the Nerophis lumbriciformis linkage group LG24, RoL_Nlum_v2.1, whole genome shotgun sequence genome, cgcagggccaacacagatagacagacaacattcacactcacattcacaatcaatcaatcaatcaatcaaaaaaaaaaaaaagccgtgACTAGGATGGGGGGAAGCTAGAATTGAACCTGGCACCCCCAAGTTGtcggcatggccgctctaccatttgagcccGTTGTGGTGCCTGCAATTTTATTTTCTAAGACATATCTGTTGGCATGTGTTTCTCGTGATTGCATTGGTTTTATTTTTGAATGGTGTTTTCCTCACACATCCgcaaaataccatatttttcggtcgATGAGCGGGTCTGTTCAGGTCTATTGTCATACTAAAGCGtactggattataaggcacattaaaggggtcatattaagatTTTGTTCtagatttaaaacactatcttgtggtccacataacatgtgatggtggttctttggtgaatatgttgcatagattgtgtttTACATTACACACAGCTctcaaaaaatctatcaaaatgttttagtacgactttggtaagctatgaagccacacagcttgatggattgtactgattggctgcatttcagatagttgcttgtgtgccatgttgttccagaccacagcaaacattacccagctttccaaagattgtaatacatctattaaaagaagagagCCTTAACTttgacacacatctatacctttggccattaaaaggcaGTAATTTCCAggcgttatctcaccttctgagtagcctctgatttactaatagtttctatccatccatttcctaccgcttgtccctttcgggggcgctggaacctatctcagctacatatgttgtacaaatgtgtagaataaatattaaatttaaacatttctgtcaacaaagatttgcttcagcctgcgacatttagttattttgatagtaggctataatagctaatatagacactttcatcatgtgttgccttcattataacacttatatacggcttttaattttttgcggctccaggcagatttgttttttgtatttttggtccaatatggctctttcaacgttttgggttgccaacccctgcctTAAGGGAATTTAGAATATAATTCCTTTATTGTAATTGCCATCATTCATGATGTGCGAtgccactgattttttttctgatCAGATAGAGAGTGAAATTCAAGCTGGTATCGGCGATAACGATCTGATATCCAGACTTTGTACAAATATGTCTAATGTGTCTGGTAAAATTTAAAGTgtatttcaagtgttgctgctcgTAAGGAATGATCtggaaacaaaattaaaaaaaaaaatgatggcgTTTTTCTGTACTGTGTTATCGTATTTATATTCAACTCTGTATGTATGGTGTCTACAATGTAAGGATACTTGTTTTATAATATACTGAATGACTCATTTTAATTGGCAGTCATTTTTTTACTTGTGCATTAAAAACATACCCAGGCGGAAGAAAAAGTAGTTTCCACCAATCTTATTTCATTTAGACAATATCTCAATGATTTAGTTACTTGACACTAAGGTCCATCCATTTCCACCGCTTGTTAATCTTGCAGTTGTGGGTCCTGTTAATGATATACATTtactcaaataactaaagtatccACATTTTTATTTGAGAATCAATATTACAGCATAAAGATATGTTATCGGCGGTATTCATAATTCAGTATTGATTCGCACATCACTCGTCGTCATAATTAACTAAATTGTCATTCATCAGTGCAAAACCTTACCTAAAATATAGTCATAAAACAGTCTCACGCACACACTTCATCACATTCAAAATAATAGCTTGTTACCATATTGCATAGATTGTTATTACAAGAGTTTGGCAGTTTGGAATTTGGCAGTGTCTCATTCCAGAATTGCACATTTTTGAGGAATCTCAGGCATGGGTTCTTAACCACTTTTTACCTTGAGGCCCAACTTTTTTTCTACAAAGGGCCCAgagactggtcacacttatcatttcaccatgtaccaaataaaattgcttcgaggtcggtaagcaaaaccagaattattccgaacATTAGGcacattaggttataaggcgcactgtcgagttttgagagaaaaaaaagattttaagtgcgctttatagtccggaatatacTGTAatcttacaaaccctgtttccatatgagttgggaaattgtgttagatgtaaatataaacggaatacaatgatttgcaaatccttttcaacccatattcagttgaatgcactacaaagacaagatatttgatgttcaaactcataaacttttttttttttgcaaataataattaacttagaatttcatggctccaacacgtgacaaagtagttggtaaagggcatgttcaccactgtgttacatggcctctccttttaacaacactcagtaaacgtttgggaactgaagagacacattttttaagcttctcaggtggaattctttcccattcttgcttgatgtacagcttaagttgttcaacagtccgtttgtctccgttgtggtattttaggcttcataatgcgccacacattttcaatgggagacaggtctggactacaggcaggccagtctagtacccgcactcttttactatgaagccacgttgatgtaacacgtggcttggcattgtcttgctgaaataagcaggggcgtccatggtaacgttgcttggatggcaacatattttgctccaaaacctgtatgtacctctcagcattaatggagccttcacaagatgtgtaagttacccatctcttgggcactaatacacccccataccatcacagatgctggcttttcaactttgcgccaataacaatccggatggttcttttcctctttggtccggaggacacgacgtccacagtttccaaaaacaatttgaaatgtggactcgtcagaccacagaacacttttccactttgtatcagtccatcttagatgagctcaggcccagcgaaactgacggcgtttctgggtgttgttgataaacggtttttgccttgcataggagagttttaacttgcacttacagatgtagcgaccaactgtacttactgacagtgggtttctgaagtgttcctgagcccatgtggggatatcctttacacactgatgtcgcttgttgatgcagtatagcctgagggatcgaaggtcacgggcttagctgcttacgtgcagtgatttctccagattctctgaaccctttgatgatattacggaccgtagatggtgaaatccctaaattccttgcaatagctggttgagaaaggtttttcttaaactgttcaacaatttgctcaagcatttgttgacaaaatggtgacccccgccccatccttgtttgtgaatgactgagcatttcatggaatctacttttatacccaatcatggcacccacctgttcccaatttgcctgttcacctgtgggatgttccaaataagtgtttgatgagcattcctcaactttatcagtatttattgccacctttcccaacttttttgtcacgtgttgctggcatccaattctaaagttaatgattatttgcaacaaaaaaatgtttatcagtttgaacatcaaatatgttgtctttgtagcatattcaactgaatatgggttgaaaatgatttgcaaatcattgtattccgtttatatttacatctaacacaatttcccaactcctatggaaacggggtttgtaattttaaTGGTATTCAATGATTATATCCAAACTACTTTCAGTTTAACAGAATAAACTTTGTCAAAGGTGTGAAACTGTatattaatcacaaagattattacttagtcttaggtcaggctgattacaaaataaaatacaataattgaatatactgcaaaagaagacaCTCATAAAactgattaaaaaatatttacataCAAGTAAAATGTgccaaaataaaaacattctaactaaataaatCACAAATAATGTTTCTTAAATTGTCAATTAAATTTGCATAcaattgaaaatacagcttcaccactttagtcatatttttgcgcttaagaaacctcTATGActgtagctccagacttcttctgtttcatATGTCTCTGGTTTAATACTGTCATTActaccacaagtggtggaaaagtgtattaagtACTGCTGCGGTCCAtagagaccacagctgagaaaccgaTTCGAAAaaatggttaagaaccactgatccaaGGGATTTTCACTGATCAGAAAAAAAACATCCCAGAGTTCTGAAGCCCTAAGttgtcatttatttattgtaactTTTTCAGAGCTACCTAAAGCCTGAGCATCTGCGATCTTTTGCCCATGTCAGCGCCGACCCACGGACTCAGCACTACGCGGAAGTGATCCATAGGCGAGCTGCAGGAAGCACAAACATGACGCGAGTGAGAAACCAGCGCTATGCTGCTCTCAGGGCCTTGCAGAAAGGTACTGTCTACATCCATCTTAACATCTTAGAGTTTCAGAGAGCTCTCAATTTTTCTTTCACTCTCTTCTCAGGTGGTCAATATTTCAGTGAAGAAGAGATGCGAACCAGGGAACCACTACTGTATGAACAGTATATTGGACAGTACCTAACCGATGAAGAAGTAACAATATACTACTAGCTCATGCTCTCTATACATGATTTGGTAGCTATCATTTAGTTTCTTGTTTTAGGTGCTGGAGCGCTCCCAAGGGGCCATGTTGGATGGTGCACATGGGGGACCTGATGTACAAGGAGGAGTACCTGGAGGTCTCGCCCACCTGCTCCTCAACTCCTACCAAGAGCGTCTCACCCAGGGTCGACTGCAGGAGGAGCAGGAGAGAGAGGATAACgcggaggaggaggacgaggaagAAGAAGGCAAGAAATGCTTTTGTCTACTGTTctaaaagaggaactgcactttttcggaattttgcctatcgttcacaatcaatatgaaagacatgccgacggatagattttttttaatgcattttaaatactaaataaacgtaaataaatgtCCGCCGACAGCGGAGCCAATAGGAActtcactattccgcccataaaatccaataaataaccattcaaaaagcgccagcaatactcaatttacatcctgtgacttaaatattaaccgaGTATAAGcgatgttattataagcgctaacacagacaaactatttatagcggcgacgtaatCATTTCCGTGTctctctatgtttacatcatcgagtggtctgctgtttcctcgcttccctgctcgctgtaagtttattgtagatcttaAATCATGCAGCTCACCTGAACATAAGACGTCTAAGTAGGTAATTCGACCGttagggacactttgacagccaatttaggacctggaactggcgagaacgacacaaaacgtGCTTGTTCCCTCCGGCCACCCCACCCCGTCCCGTTTCTTCATGTGGATTATGAGAAATTTTTCACCGAAATGGGAATACAgcggtcggcatcctaatgacagcaaaccttgcacagtaagtggcgttttattatgtttgttggctctcatgaagtctgcagtgagtaataatcaatgatgaagaagaaaaaaaaagcaaacatcgtAATGCTTTTTTGAAGTTAATGCTCAaattgatcaaaatacgtaaatgttaaatgttattataaatgtttttgAAATGGTAGCTCCACTATTCAGcccataaaatcagataaataactattcaaaaagcggcagcaataccgtatttttcggactataagtcgctccggagtatacgtcgcaccggccgaaaatgcacaataaagaaggaaaaaaacatacatacgtcgcactggagtataagtcggatttttgggggaaatttatttgataaaatccaacaccaagaatagacatttgaaaggcaatttaaaataaataaagaatagtgaacaacaggctgaataagtgtacgttatatgacgcataaataaccaactgggaacgtgcctggtatgttaacgcaacacatcatggcaagagtcattcaaataactataacatatagaacatgctatacgtttaccaaacaatctgtcactcccgattgctaaatccgatgaaattttcctccccggtgtcgcctctggtatgcgccgtttcctttctttctgctgctcgatcgccgttttctgctacatatttcactacgtccggcttgtaatctgcagtatatgatttccttttcgatggcattttagttcagcccttctcagtttttataaattaccgccaatgttgaaataatccaaTTTAATAGCCACggatgtagcagcagttagcatcccaagacccacaatgcacttctgccatgacgcacaatgcacttctgccatgacccgcccccgccgaattcttattggttgacgtgtgtgacgattgctgacgtgtgtgtgacaaatgcggacatttgcttcgtctcttacgcgaatgagataaataatattatttgatattttacggtaatgtgttaataattccacacataagtcgctccggagtatatgtcgcacccccggccaaactatgaaaaaaaactgcgatttataatccgaaaaatacggtactcaatttacatttcatgacttgaagattaaccaagtattattatattattactctaagcgctaacgcagacaaactattgatAGCGGCGACATAAATACCTCCGTTTGTCCCTatctttacatcatcgagtggtctgctatttccttgcttccctgctccctgcaagtttattgtcgatcataaatcatgcctctcacctggaatgtacatggctgagaatataatccgataatttgggacactttgaccaccacttaggacctggaactggggaGAAGGACACAAAAAGCGCTTATTCCCCCCGCCCCACACcccgtttctttgcgaggattacgaGACATTTTTCATTTAAGTGGGTATATATGGACATGACAGCTCTGTAGGCAGAACTAAATGGctcccataagctccattgtaagcagacttttgatctaatttatttaatatttagaatacagtaaaaaaaacaaaaaaaaacatccgtcgttatgtgtttcataatgattgtgaacgataggcaacataccaaaaaagtgcagttccccttttaggtGATCTTATTTTCTATGTGTCTTTTGATGTTCCTGCTGAAGATGCCGGAGTCCAGGAGAAGACCTGGGAACCGACCAATGAAGAGAAGGCTCTTCTACGGGAGGAGTTTATCAGCCAGATGCACCAACGCTTCCTTAATGGAAAAGACAAGGATTTCAActacaggtcagcagcgcactgaCTAGGCCTTCTCTTCGAGATAGCATTACTTTGTCTTCAAGCTATTCTCATTAAGACATCATACATTGTGAAAGTGGTAGATCTGAAGGTTAAAATCTCAGTTTGGAGTCTACAGTACATGTTGGGATGTGTGTTATCCCCCACATCCCAAAAACAAGTTCGGTTAATTGGagactctaaatcaggggtgcccaaaagtttattctagatcataaatcatgcatctcacctggacagaagaagtctgagtcggtgttccgacaagttggtacactttgacaaccaTTTAGGAGCCGAAAATGgccagaacgacacgaaaagatgcttggtcCACCCCACCttgtttcttcgtgaggattatgagacattctttacctaaatgggaatatatgaacatcccagcagtcggcatcctaatagtagcagcgtttttttaattaatgcgccacatatgcttaaaataagcaaaatacgtaactattaaatgttattgtaaatgtgcccgttactacataacatactgtatatatttacattatgGATACATTATCAATggatgtttttggatgtttttttaagggcgttGTTGGCAGAGTtgcgcggctcccataggctccattgtaagcggacttttgatatttactatttagaatggaaAAAAACCAATAAACATCCATCACcatgtatttcataatgattgtgaaccataggcaacattccaaaaataactgcagttaccctttaacttaacttgtgaccactaggtgtcgccaaacacaattaccactccactttaatATAAATccaagtccattccagatggttaataataaataggttagtgttttcatacctatgttgtttatttgaataattttacttgatcaaaaCTTTGCTTCTAactttccacactacaaaataataaaaatatgattcCTGTTGATATATCAGATTAATactggtatcggccaatactgaaGGCCCCAATATCAGTATTTTGGGGTGTCCCAACTTTTGTCACTCACGAAAAAGTTTGGGACACCCCCAAAGCTCACACAATCAGTGAAGGAATGTCTGCAAGGCTAACGACTCGCCATCAATCATTATTTGCACTAAAGGaactttattattacatttaggCTATTGATCTTTCACTTAAAATTGCTGTGTTTGGCTTGCGGCCCTTGGCACGTTTTCACTTTGACCCTTGGAGGCAAGGTGAATTTAGAGCATCCAATTCActttatatgtttgtatatatactgtgtgtgtatatatatatatatatatatatatatatatatatatttatatatatttatatatatgtgtgtgtgtatatatatatgtgtatatatatatatgtgtatgtatatacatatatataaatgtgtatatatacatctatatatgtgtgtgtatatatatgtatgtatatatatatatatatatatatgtgtatctatatacatgtatgtgtatatatatatatatacatctatatatatatgtgtgtgtatatatatatatatatgtatatatatgtatgtatatatatatatatatatatatatatatttgtatatatatacatgtatatatatatgtgtatatatatatatgtatgtatacatatatatttgtatatatatatacatgtgtgtgtgtatatatatatatatatgtatatatatatatatatatttgtatatatatatacatgtatgtgtgtgtatatatatatatatatatacacatacatgtgtatatatatatatatacaaatatatatatatatatatacatatgtatatatatatatatatatatatgtgtgtgtatatatatatatatatatatgtgtgtgtttgaatgtgtgtgtgtgtgtgtatatatatatatatatatatatatacatatatacatatatatatatatacatatatatatatatatatatatacacatatatatatatatatacacaggtaaaagccagtaaattagaatattttgaaaaacttgatttttttcagtaattgcattcaaaaggtgtaacttgtacattatatttattcattgcacacagactgatgcattcaaatgtttatttcatttaattttgatgatttgaagtggcaacaaatgaaaatccaaaattccgtgtgtcacaaaattagaatattacttaaggctaatacaaaaaagggatttttagaaatgttggccaactgaaaagtatgaaaatgaaaaatatgagcatgtacaatactcaatacttggttggagctccttttgcctcaattactgcgttaatgcggcgtggcatggagtcgatgagtttctggcactgctcaggtgttatgagagcccaggttgctctgatagtggccttcaactcttctgtgtttttgggtctggcattctgcatcttccttttcacaataccccacagattttctatggggctaaggtcaggggagttggcgggccaatttagaacagaaataccatggtccgtaaaccaggcacgggtagattttgcgctgtgtgcaggcgccaagtcctgttggaacttgaaatctccatctccatagagcaggtcagcagcaggaagcatgaagtgctctaaaacttgctggtagacggctgcgttgaccctggatctcaggaaacagagtggaccgactccagcagatgacatggcaccccaaaccatcactgatggtggaaactttacactagacttcaggcaacgtggatcctgtgcctctcctgtcttcctccagactctgggacctcgatttccaaaggaaatgcaaaatttgcatggttgggtgatggtttggggtgccatgtcatctgctggtgtcggtccactctgtttcctgagatccagggtcaacgcagccgtctaccagcaagttttagagcacttcatgcttcctgctgctgacctgctctatggagatggagatttcaagttccaacaggacttggcgcctgcacacagcgcaaaatctacccgtgcctggtttacggaccatggtatttctgttctaaattggcccgccaactcccctgaccttagccccatagaaaatctgtggggtattgtgaaaaggaagatgcagaatgccagacccaaaaacacagaagagttgaaggccactatcagagcaacctgggctctcataacacctgagcagtgccagaaactcatcgactccatgccacgccgcattaacgcagtaattgaggcaaaaggagctccaaccaagtattgagtattgtacatgctcatatttttcattttcatacttttcagttggccaacatttctaaaaatcccttttttgtattagccttaagtaatattctaattttgtgacacacggaattttggattttcatttgttgccgcttcaaatcatcaaaattaaatgaaataaacatttgaatgcatcagtctgtgcaatgaataaatataat contains:
- the ccdc97 gene encoding coiled-coil domain-containing protein 97, coding for MKSTLICVYDHRGVQQMLEAMWGEIEPRVKTQPNPSNESNKDDRSTTPETPAVVELRFPSILPQEPLEDTQNVPAHVSALLEVVVVSGSQVKSQQMGDAELTPEERKRELLLQYRSKPLVFLERYHSYLKPEHLRSFAHVSADPRTQHYAEVIHRRAAGSTNMTRVRNQRYAALRALQKGGQYFSEEEMRTREPLLYEQYIGQYLTDEEVLERSQGAMLDGAHGGPDVQGGVPGGLAHLLLNSYQERLTQGRLQEEQEREDNAEEEDEEEEDAGVQEKTWEPTNEEKALLREEFISQMHQRFLNGKDKDFNYSEVDENPDFDNLDIVSRDAEEKYFDEDDEEEDEDEEIMTQ